TATTTGTAACAAATTTAAATCCGGACGATGACGTCAAACTTGTTCCAGCCGCTAAATTTATTGCTGCACCGTTACCGTTGGCAATTTGCACCGATCCCGTTGCCTTATTGCCGATTAGTTTAGTACCTGTTGTTGTTTTTGTTTTTTCTCCAGAAACTTGATCTGTTAATACTTTTGCAGGAATAATTCCGTTTCCTTGGTCAGATTGTCCTCCCGAATCGAAAGTGATTTGCACATTTTCCTCAGATCTCTTCGGTGTCACATAGATTGTCACCTTTGCTGTTTGCACAAACCACCATAAAATACTAACGGCCACAAACCCTAAACCCAAGACCGCCAAAATAGCTATTAAGCCTTTATTTGTGCGCGGAGACCCCGGATTCGCTTTAGAAAATATTTTTGAAAATGAATGGAATAGAATTTTTGATTTAGCCAAATAATTCACTGACTGTCTTTGCGGCATCGAATTTGCCACATTAACCGGAGATGGTTGGGAAGGTAGAGTCGCAACCGGAGGCGGAGGTTCCATGGGCATTACATTTTGAATGTCTTCTTTTTTCATTGAAGAGATATCCTCTCCCACTGCAAAGCCCATAGCCTCTGCAGAAACCGGCTTTTGTTCTTCCTGTTTTTCTTCCGGTTTTTCTTCAACAACTTGATCCTCTTCCCCCTCTTCCTCAGGAGTCACCACTGAGGTAACATCCCCGATTTCGGCTCCCCCTGCTAAGGCAGTCGCTAAAACTTTTCTATCAGTACTTAGTATTTCAACTTGGGGTGTATGCAAAAAACTTACTTTTCCTTCACCCCAATTTGCCTGAATTAGGGTTTGTTTTACCTCTTCAAGTTCCCCTTCTTTTCCATCATAAACAATGAACCTCGTAGGAAGGGGTGAAACGCCATCAAATCTGGAAAGTCCCTCAATAACATCATCAACCAAGGAAACACTTCGGGAAACTTCCGTTGTGCCGGCAAGTTCTCCCAATTTAAAAACAGATAATTCCAGATTTTCACTCCCGGATTTAAGAACAATCGCATTAAGCGGGGACCCTTCTTCAGATTTGTAAAGATGAGCTATAGCTTCAGGCAAAACCACAAACCCCACCGGGGTTAAAGAAAGCTCCGTGCAAAGTTTTTTAATTTTAATCAGATTTTCCGGCGAAATTTCTCCATCTTTTACCCATGATGTTGAAACCCCGAAAACTGTTTTTTGCGGTTCAGGGTAATCTTCCGGTAGTTTTTGGATTGCCGAGGAAAGTGCGGCATCAGTTGCTTCGACTAATTCATCTTCGCTCTCCCAGGGAATACCTGCTCCTATTCCAATAACTTCAGCCGTGCCTTCCCCTATGTACCATATCCCCGACTGAACTAACCCTTTTTCAATTACAAGCGCCCAAAAAAGCTCGGGTGGGCTTTCTTTATTTGTTAAAAAATCTTTGAGGTTCATTTTTCTTTCTTAGGTTGACCGTCAGCGAGGACGGCATAAATACGGACCACTCCGGATCCGATTTTCTCCTGTTTAATTATTCTAACACCACCAATCTCTTCGGTGTGAGTNNNNNNNNNNCGAAAACCAGGCTCCTTTTTTATTGCCTATTGTATAGACTTTCACCTCAGTACCGTATTTTTCCGCAAAAAAGTGCATTGCACCTTCCTTTATGGCACCATCTAAACTCATCACCTCAAGTGTAACCGGCAAATCCTCTCTAATTTTAAGATTTATCATATCCTCAACATCTTTAATCTCTTTATCGGTCAGCTTTTGAGGATGGGAAAAATCAAAACGCAGCCTTTCCGAAGTAATATGGCTTCCTTTTTGACCAACATGCTCTCCCAAAATCTGCCTAAGTGCGGCATGTAA
This region of Vicinamibacterales bacterium genomic DNA includes:
- a CDS encoding baseplate J/gp47 family protein, whose amino-acid sequence is MNLKDFLTNKESPPELFWALVIEKGLVQSGIWYIGEGTAEVIGIGAGIPWESEDELVEATDAALSSAIQKLPEDYPEPQKTVFGVSTSWVKDGEISPENLIKIKKLCTELSLTPVGFVVLPEAIAHLYKSEEGSPLNAIVLKSGSENLELSVFKLGELAGTTEVSRSVSLVDDVIEGLSRFDGVSPLPTRFIVYDGKEGELEEVKQTLIQANWGEGKVSFLHTPQVEILSTDRKVLATALAGGAEIGDVTSVVTPEEEGEEDQVVEEKPEEKQEEQKPVSAEAMGFAVGEDISSMKKEDIQNVMPMEPPPPVATLPSQPSPVNVANSMPQRQSVNYLAKSKILFHSFSKIFSKANPGSPRTNKGLIAILAVLGLGFVAVSILWWFVQTAKVTIYVTPKRSEENVQITFDSGGQSDQGNGIIPAKVLTDQVSGEKTKTTTGTKLIGNKATGSVQIANGNGAAINLAAGTSLTSSSGFKFVTNNEASVSGQLLPGSPGTATVNVTAYDIGSQYNLAKGEVFSVGNYSKALVAATSTGDFSGGSSQQISAVNKDDQLNLENDLKNELAQNAKSDLSAKVADN